The Armatimonadota bacterium genome segment CGATGATTTGTCCTTACTGCGGCCACCGAGAACTCAGGGTTCTCGACTCACGACCTGCAAGGAACGGAGAGGCGGTTCGACGCCGACGCCAGTGCGTCGAGTGCAACCGTAGATTTACGACGTTCGAAGAGCCGGAAAAGCCGCGATTATTCGTCGTGAAGCGCGGAGGGCCGCGCGAGGAGTACGACCGCAAGAAGGTACTCAGCGGCATGCAGCAGGCGTGCCACAAGCGGTCGGTGCCGGTCGAAGATATCCAGGCGGCAGTCGATAGAGTCGAGCGCGATATCTACGATCTCTGCCAGCTCGAAGTCACGTCCACGCAGATCGGGAATCGCGTCATGGAGGAGCTGCTCAAGCTCGACGGCGTCGCGTTTGTGCGGTTCGCCAGCGTGTACCAGGAGTTCGAGAGCCCGCAGGAGTTCGCGAAGGTCGTCGCCGCGATCCGGAAGGCGAAGGACGACGTGAACGACCCCGGCGTCGCCGCATCGATCATCAAACAACTGATTTAGCGAAGAACGATACTTACCGATTACCAGGATTTGCCAAGAAAATGAAAATAGCCCGATACTTCACTTCAGCCGAGAACGGACCGTACGAAGGGATCGCATTTAAGCCGAGAACGAGCGAAATCCGCAACCCGGACGGCAGCTCGGTCTTCCACATGGAGGACGTCATGGTGCCTGCCGATTGGTCGCAAGTGGCGACAGACATCATCGCGCAAAAGTACTTTCGCAAGGCTGGCGTTCCGCTGGATGACGGCTCGACAGGTACGGAAACGGACGCGCGCCAGGTGTTCCACAGGCTCGCTGGGTGCTGGAAGCAGTGGGGCGAGCAGAACGGATACTTCGACACCGATGAAGACGCGGCGGCGTTCTACGACGAGCTTTGCCACATGCTCGCGACCCAAAAAGCAGCGCCGAACAGCCCGCAGTGGTTCAACACCGGCCTCCACTTCGCTTATGGCATCGACGGCAAGGC includes the following:
- the nrdR gene encoding transcriptional repressor NrdR, with translation MICPYCGHRELRVLDSRPARNGEAVRRRRQCVECNRRFTTFEEPEKPRLFVVKRGGPREEYDRKKVLSGMQQACHKRSVPVEDIQAAVDRVERDIYDLCQLEVTSTQIGNRVMEELLKLDGVAFVRFASVYQEFESPQEFAKVVAAIRKAKDDVNDPGVAASIIKQLI